Within the Rosa rugosa chromosome 2, drRosRugo1.1, whole genome shotgun sequence genome, the region TGCTTAAAGAACTAGGGAGGATTATTAGCATTCAATTAGTGATAAGCTTCAAACTTTGTTTGCATCTTCCACTTTGTTGCCCAGACAATTGTGGTGACCCAAAGGACCAAAAATTGTTCCCTTGCCCAATGTTATTAAATAAAGACCTACTCGTCACTAACTTTCTATGATTCCTTTAAACTATGCTGATACCAATAATCAACCACAAATCATACTCAGCTTAAGGTGTTTCTTGCAAATTAGTTCAAAACAAAATGCAAACAAGTTTCTCCTGTATTCATATAGTACAACTATGAGTAACGATGGAAGATTTCATTATTCCAACTAGCCTTCACGCACGCGCGTAAGTGCGGCTGAATGCTTTCTCAACTTTCTTTCAGCTTCTAGCTCATCCTTAACCAACTGGACAGCAGCTTTGATTCGACTAGGTCTGAAACTGTCTTGCCTATCCAATTGCTTTTCATACACCAACAGACCAACTCTTTAATTATAATTCTAGCCTGAGAATGATCAGTCTATACTTGCTCAGCTGTTTAAACAGATCCTCATAAGAGTCCTGCACACAAAAACCACATCAAAAAATTTAACAATTTTAGTTAAAATCAAGGAGTTTCCATCTTGCACAAAGATATATGCGAGTGCTTCATTTTTCCTGCAGAAAGCGAATGATATAGCTTAGTTTTGTGTAGTACCTCATGAATTGAGTCCCTGGTTACTTTAAGGATTTGGCAAGAAGTGAATATCACAAAGAGGGCTGTCATTAATAATGGGATAGCAAACTAATATGAACATATTGTGAATGCAGCTTATTAATATTAAACTGCTAAATGGGCAAGCATGCATAAGACATTGCCTCTAAGAAATCGGTTTGATTTTAACTAAAATTGTTAAATTTTTTGATGTGGAGTATGCTTATTATTATACCGAGCTAAGTAGCATACTCTAACAACTACAAATTCATCGAGCTAAGTAGCATACTCTAACACTCATTAAACTGCAAAAATGGGCAAGCATGCATACCTTTAATAAGGCTGTGGCTTAAATTGCAATGAAACAATAACTTATTCGATACTTGACGACCCAAATCAAACGAAGCAATAGGGCACCTGCCACAAATATAAAACGAAAAGGGCATCACTTTCTTGAACTCATAAACACACATTTCActtcaccatcatcatcatcaagtaATTGCACCTAATGGTTCAGATTGATCAGCAGAGCATGTAAATAAAGACATTATTACACAGTATCCAAACCCAGAAGCTAAGAACACGAAGGCTACCTCAACAAATAAAGAACAAATTCAACAAAAATTACATGCAACCAAAgacctaaaaagaaaaattcaccgaTTTCTATAAACTCTCCAAGGCGTTCTACTGGCCGAGAATGGTATTATGGTATGGTTACTGGTATTCAAATCAGGCATTCAACCACCAGAGAACAAAACTTGTCTTGAGTACAATCAAAGACCCAAACTTGTGCAAATTTGTTGAAACAAATCAGATGGTTAAGTCTTACCTTTGAAGTTCCCCAGAAACAAAGTTCCCTACTTTCAGATACCCAACAATCTCAATTGCATGTATATCTGAACCATGCACCAATCTTTCACCCCTCTTGTAAATTATTGTACACGCCCAAAAATCCAATCCTCTTCCTCTTTTCATgcttctttcctttctttcctcTGCATCTCCTCTTTCTTCCTTCCCGCTCCGTCTTctgcttcttcctctctctccccATTTCTTCCTTATTCCGAATTTCTTCCTCTATCCCTTCTTCCCCTATTctggcttagtttgggattgctgtgctgtgaggGGAAGCACTTTCGAACTtactgtgagaggaagcacttccgaacttgctgtgaggagaagcagctgaggtgtttggtaaactgtttttaaaagtgctgtgagatccaaaagcaatttctaggtgtttggtaagttgcaaaGCAAAAGTGCTTTGGCTAGGTATAATTAGCAAAATAGTCATACATGCTAagatatgctactaaaatacataattttattttttgattatgtaaccataccaaataaaaaaaattctcatgTATTATTCTTGAAACCTTGGTTGGACCGAATAAAATATTTACTTTAAACCcttcaatatgcatattatgttttaCTATTACACAAAATCTCATctagaatatttggattaattttccgaccatagttcaacggaaaccattacacaaaatatattaaaatcacttgaaatttgcaactaaatgctaagtagatgcattcattagacTTTGTGCAATTGCATTTCTTAACACCTCTATTTCTTGTCTTCCTGGACCATCTCCATCATGTTCATTATCCTCCATCTCTTCACTTGAATAATTTCcactttcatcaaaatcaatatcttGTTGAGCATATCTTCTTATGTAATTATGAAGAGCCATAGTAGCAATAACTATCTTCACTTGTTTTTCATACGGAAAAAATGGCATATCACGTAAaatactccttttttttttccatactCCAAAAGTGCGCTCAATAACACCCCTGAGTGAAGAATGTGCATGATTGAATATTTCTTTATGACCGGTCGGTTCATCACCTCTacgaaagggaaaaaaaaaacaactattgAGACATCACTAATCTCATTGAGAAAACACAAGTACATGACACGAGAACTCGGACGTTGGActattatttaaatatttagatCACACCACTACATTTGGAAATAAGTTTTTCGAATTAAAAAAACCAGAGAATGCTATGAGAATGATCACAAGAAATCAAATTCCTACTGTAATGATTAGACCTGTTCACAAACTAAACCAATCTTTATAGATGGATTAAAACTCAATAAAACTGCATCAAGTGAGCTGGTGAACATGGTTGAGATGGAGACGGCAAGACAATTCTACATTTACAGGAAGAGGTTGCTGCCCTTCAGTTTGAACTTGATGAAAAATTACAAGGCATGATTCAAGAAAATAGGACACTGAAAAATACCATAGCATCTAAAGAGGATGAAATAAGGACGCTGAGAATAGATTGGGAAAAGGCAACCTTAGAACTAACCAATTGAATTACGACATAAGAGCTTGAAAGATGCCAAACCAAATAACCAAATAACATATGCCCTCTTTCTAATAGAATACAATACAGAGTACATTCATCATTATtgtacaaaaacaaaatatgtatTCCAATATTCATGTTTTTTGTGTGTGAGTTTTGTGCATGTGTCAGCACAAGGAAGCAGAAAACCACAATATATCCAAGCAAATAGTGCAGAGAATATAAATACATATTGATTCAAGAACTCGATCAGAGGAACAATAAGAAAGTAATGGCTCCAATCAATTGAAAATGCTGGGAATAATCTTCACAACCAAAGCAGACGATTTCATAGTTCAGAAAAGGAATCAAATTAAAATACAAAGAGAAAGAAACCAGACTGGGGAAGTTCATGCATGCTAAGCTAGGCAATTCGACAAACATTTGATATGTATAGCTGGAAACAATATCACCAAAAAATCCTCGAAGTCAAGTTTTGATCAACAATAATGTGCTTTGATCAACTTCCCTTGGGACTTCTCACAACACAACAATAACAACCACATCCAGAAGGCTCAAACATAGAAAATTCTTCTCATTCCCTCTAGTTTCACGAAGACTAAACAAAGCATAAACAAGCAAATCCAAATTTCTGATGAAGTTGTGAGTTTTCTATTCTAAATATCCAATACAAATATTTGGGGTTTGAGTACATATTGGATCATGAACAAAGAAACACACCAGCTAATAATTCCTCGAAGTCAAGTTTTTATTCAATAAGAACTAGTAATATGCTAAGCAAGCAAGCATTAAACTATTACCCCAACCAATACTAGCTAATAGgtacttcttttctttcttgtttcaaATCCCATTTGGGGCTTTCTGTATAATATGGAATCACTAACAAAGAAAACCCACAAGCTAGTAACTCTTTTAAACCAGGTCTGTATCTAACAAACACCTCTAACATGCTAAGCAACCAATAAAGCATCAAATTTTTAACCCAAATTCCAAAACGCAATTCAATAATTCAACAAACCAACAACACCAAGCaatcaaaatccaaattaaatcaAAACCCAACTAAGAACAAAGTACCAACTAACTTACTTGACAGGCAAAACCTCCTCAAGCTGGTCCATGGTGTCCAAAGGCCCTTTAAACGAGCTCTGAACCTCACCCTCCGACGACCCATTAGACTCGTCACTGTTATTACCAACCGACGAGGACCTCGAGATACTAGAGTCCTCCTCCAACTCCAAACGACAATCCTGATCAAACCCTTTTGTGTCGTAGATCGAAATACAaggcatcccatggatgaaccTCCCGGACCGTGGGATCATACCATTCCCACTATTCCCATTTCTGTCCAAAGCAATAGACATGATGTGGGTTTTGGTTCAAAGTTGCGAGC harbors:
- the LOC133729849 gene encoding uncharacterized protein LOC133729849 isoform X1, with protein sequence MSIALDRNGNSGNGMIPRSGRFIHGMPCISIYDTKGFDQDCRLELEEDSSISRSSSVGNNSDESNGSSEGEVQSSFKGPLDTMDQLEEVLPVKGDEPTGHKEIFNHAHSSLRGVIERTFGVWKKKRSILRDMPFFPYEKQVKIVIATMALHNYIRRYAQQDIDFDESGNYSSEEMEDNEHDGDGPGRQEIEVLRNAIAQSLMNAST
- the LOC133729849 gene encoding uncharacterized protein LOC133729849 isoform X2 gives rise to the protein MIPRSGRFIHGMPCISIYDTKGFDQDCRLELEEDSSISRSSSVGNNSDESNGSSEGEVQSSFKGPLDTMDQLEEVLPVKGDEPTGHKEIFNHAHSSLRGVIERTFGVWKKKRSILRDMPFFPYEKQVKIVIATMALHNYIRRYAQQDIDFDESGNYSSEEMEDNEHDGDGPGRQEIEVLRNAIAQSLMNAST
- the LOC133729849 gene encoding uncharacterized protein LOC133729849 isoform X3 translates to MSIALDRNGNSGNGMIPRSGRFIHGMPCISIYDTKGFDQDCRLELEEDSSISRSSSVGNNSDESNGSSEGEVQSSFKGPLDTMDQLEEVLPVKCPIASFDLGRQVSNKLLFHCNLSHSLIKGKMKHSHISLCKMETP
- the LOC133729849 gene encoding uncharacterized protein LOC133729849 isoform X4, with protein sequence MSIALDRNGNSGNGMIPRSGRFIHGMPCISIYDTKGFDQDCRLELEEDSSISRSSSVGNNSDESNGSSEGEVQSSFKGPLDTMDQLEEVLPVKCPIASFDLGRQVSNKLLFHCNLSHSLIKGLL
- the LOC133729849 gene encoding uncharacterized protein LOC133729849 isoform X5, which codes for MKRGRGLDFWACTIIYKRGERLVHGSDIHAIEIVGYLKVGNFVSGELQRCPIASFDLGRQVSNKLLFHCNLSHSLIKGLL